The Anaerolineae bacterium genome window below encodes:
- a CDS encoding transcriptional repressor produces MTHQRIDYVEIMRAHGLRVTPQRLTILDAVCEGGGHTTLGEVYARVRARDRSIDRSTVYRALDVFVALGLVVSAELASGETVYEIAHAAPHHHLVCQACGREMEVEDTILRGAFQAIAREYGFAVRMDHLVLYGLCAACQVEGRADTDPLHAADQGVE; encoded by the coding sequence ATGACCCACCAGCGGATTGACTACGTTGAGATCATGCGGGCGCACGGGCTGCGAGTGACGCCACAGCGGCTGACCATCCTGGACGCTGTATGTGAAGGCGGCGGGCATACCACGCTGGGCGAGGTCTACGCGCGAGTGCGGGCCAGGGATCGGTCGATCGACCGGTCAACCGTCTACCGCGCGCTGGACGTGTTTGTAGCGCTGGGACTGGTCGTCTCGGCGGAACTGGCTTCCGGCGAAACCGTATATGAGATCGCCCATGCCGCGCCGCATCACCATCTGGTCTGCCAGGCTTGCGGGCGGGAGATGGAGGTCGAGGACACGATCCTGCGGGGGGCGTTCCAGGCGATTGCCAGGGAGTACGGCTTCGCCGTGCGCATGGATCATCTGGTGTTGTACGGACTGTGCGCCGCCTGCCAGGTGGAGGGCCGGGCAGATACTGATCCACTCCACGCCGCCGATCAGGGAGTAGAATAG
- a CDS encoding SpoIIE family protein phosphatase, which translates to MLTLEAFFHLAAVDRLVGQIAAERTGCVVVAGLDPRPLATGARQQGVLPSGRSTIFRILVREVLTTRPEATCVVVAEEELLGRLPPDMRGRVRVLPVTAPNTHADVIARTLAVGRPDLLVIDRLCEQTALPALEAAAQGALVFSQLDTIFRGSQIAGQLTALGADESYLNHLRWTVTVERLPALCPVCRQPVLPTARQQEILRQLCPDYEALGRAALAEHSPDAPPTPGESMLFYVPGSCDRCGGTGRYGDVLLFDIHHAQEGNLLAMEQYAVQLAALGHLSLADALRFEHGQLLHTYHLLTASETALADLNTRLQQKLAQLESANRVLEERTKALITLQGISHSLLGSTSLAGLGHRVCACVRDLCGADRTILYLLLPGNQAEVLAVSGWQPDHVGRQISLDPAEFSGATPTPFHTWPPGIPPRHPDLEGARLRVGLRIPLAAQDQPVGLMIVHSTFKGRFTPGEIALVHAFANQAALAIQRAGLIEALQSKITQLEAAQIELAKKERLEHELALARQVQQSMLPRTFPRIPGYSFAAGSEPARQVGGDFYDVIRLDDNHFALAIADVSGKGMPAALFMALTRSLLLAEARRTASPTAVLTAVNRLLLELGEPDMFVTIFYGVVEQATGRLTYSRAGHDRPLLLRGAQAVELQGSGLALGLLEGNRLALSEEQIDLRPGDRLVLYTDGLIDVQAADGRLYDRDRLKNLLQAYSALPPDALCRAVFDHLAAYQGDVEQFDDMTMLILGVSA; encoded by the coding sequence TTGCTCACGCTTGAGGCTTTCTTCCACCTGGCGGCGGTAGACAGGCTGGTGGGGCAGATCGCTGCCGAGCGCACCGGCTGCGTGGTTGTCGCCGGGCTGGACCCGCGCCCGCTGGCCACCGGCGCCAGGCAGCAGGGCGTACTGCCCAGCGGCCGCTCCACCATCTTTCGCATCCTGGTACGCGAAGTGTTAACCACCCGCCCGGAAGCGACCTGTGTGGTCGTGGCTGAAGAAGAACTGCTGGGACGGCTGCCCCCCGACATGCGTGGGCGGGTGCGCGTCCTGCCGGTCACGGCCCCCAACACGCACGCCGATGTCATCGCCAGGACGCTGGCCGTCGGGCGTCCTGACCTGCTGGTCATCGACCGTCTGTGCGAGCAAACCGCCCTTCCCGCACTGGAAGCCGCTGCCCAGGGCGCGCTGGTGTTCTCCCAGCTGGACACGATCTTTCGCGGCAGTCAGATCGCCGGGCAACTGACGGCGCTTGGCGCGGACGAGAGTTACCTCAATCACCTGCGCTGGACGGTCACGGTGGAGCGTCTCCCGGCGCTCTGCCCGGTCTGCCGACAGCCAGTGCTACCGACAGCCCGCCAGCAGGAAATCCTGCGTCAGCTTTGCCCGGACTACGAGGCGTTGGGGCGCGCGGCGCTGGCAGAGCACTCCCCCGATGCGCCGCCCACGCCCGGCGAAAGCATGCTGTTTTACGTGCCCGGCAGTTGCGATCGTTGCGGCGGCACAGGGCGCTACGGCGATGTTCTGCTCTTTGACATCCATCATGCGCAGGAGGGCAACCTGCTGGCGATGGAGCAGTATGCCGTGCAGCTGGCCGCGCTCGGCCATCTGTCCCTGGCCGATGCCCTGCGCTTTGAGCACGGCCAGTTGCTGCACACCTACCACCTGCTCACCGCCAGCGAAACCGCGCTGGCCGACCTTAATACCCGGTTGCAGCAAAAGCTGGCCCAGCTGGAAAGCGCCAACCGCGTCCTGGAGGAGCGCACCAAAGCCCTGATCACGCTGCAGGGCATCAGCCACAGCCTGCTTGGCTCGACCTCACTGGCCGGGCTGGGCCACCGTGTTTGCGCCTGTGTGCGCGATCTGTGCGGGGCCGACCGGACCATCCTCTATCTGCTACTGCCAGGCAACCAGGCGGAGGTGCTGGCCGTCAGCGGCTGGCAACCGGATCACGTCGGCCGGCAGATCAGCCTTGATCCGGCTGAATTCAGCGGGGCGACGCCGACCCCCTTCCACACCTGGCCGCCGGGCATCCCCCCGCGCCATCCCGATCTGGAGGGAGCACGTCTGCGGGTCGGGTTGCGCATCCCGCTGGCAGCGCAGGATCAACCGGTCGGCCTGATGATCGTGCATTCGACCTTCAAAGGGCGCTTCACACCGGGCGAGATCGCCCTGGTTCATGCCTTTGCCAACCAGGCCGCCCTGGCCATCCAGCGGGCCGGTCTGATCGAGGCGCTCCAGTCGAAGATCACCCAGCTTGAGGCGGCCCAGATCGAGCTGGCCAAAAAGGAACGCCTGGAACACGAACTGGCGCTGGCCCGCCAGGTGCAGCAGAGCATGTTGCCGCGCACCTTCCCGCGTATCCCCGGCTACAGCTTCGCCGCCGGTAGCGAGCCAGCCCGCCAGGTGGGCGGTGACTTTTACGACGTGATCCGGCTGGACGACAACCACTTTGCCCTGGCCATCGCGGATGTCTCCGGCAAGGGGATGCCAGCGGCGCTGTTCATGGCCCTGACGCGCAGCCTGTTGCTGGCAGAAGCCCGGCGCACGGCCTCCCCCACCGCAGTGCTGACCGCTGTCAACCGCCTGCTGCTGGAGCTTGGCGAACCGGACATGTTCGTCACGATCTTCTACGGCGTGGTGGAGCAGGCCACCGGTCGCCTGACCTATAGCCGGGCCGGGCATGACCGGCCGTTGCTGCTGCGAGGTGCGCAGGCCGTTGAACTGCAGGGAAGCGGTCTGGCCCTGGGCCTGCTGGAAGGAAACCGCCTGGCGCTCTCAGAAGAGCAGATCGATCTGCGTCCCGGCGACAGGCTGGTGCTTTATACTGACGGCCTGATCGATGTGCAGGCGGCAGATGGTCGCCTGTACGATCGTGACCGGCTCAAAAACCTGCTGCAGGCTTACAGTGCCCTGCCCCCTGACGCCCTGTGCCGGGCCGTCTTCGACCACCTGGCCGCTTACCAGGGCGACGTTGAGCAGTTCGACGATATGACCATGCTGATCCTGGGCGTGAGCGCCTAG
- a CDS encoding beta-galactosidase — protein sequence MTVPRPEYPRPQFVRPDWLCLNGEWQFEIDAGDSGLERGMLERELSDRILVPFCPESPLSGIGHLDFMDAVWYRRQVTIPPEWAGRRVLLHFQAVDYDATVWVNGYEVGRHRGGFAPFSCDLSRVAQPGETITIVVRARDDHHSPKPRGKQIHRHYGPRGAHYLRTTGIWQTVWLEPVPEIALKRPRITPDVANSLFRLELPITGNRPGLRARAVLRDAAGVVSSAEVPADSDLAPQLYLPVPPERRRLWSVGDPHLYDLELALVDADGRAVDQAQSYAGLRGIAIDGKAIKINGQVVFQRLVLDQGYYPDGILTAPSDEALIRDIELSMAAGFNGARLHQKVFEERFLYHADRLGYIVWGEFPDWGCSGYGPHEDHQQPGATYITQWLEVIERDYSHPCIVGWCPLNETYQTLTDRITVLDDVTRGMFLAAKALDTTRPVLDASGYSHRVPEADVYDNHDYTQDVARFAERHARTGEGLPFYNSPDYEYVAWDGLSPFPGKQWSIAYRGQPFFVSEFGGTWWNPEAAQGDSWGYGERPRSLEEFYARFEGLCSALLDNPAMFGYCYTQLTDVYQEQNGIYTFDRRAKFDLERIRRIQTRQAAIEKLYSGG from the coding sequence ATGACTGTTCCACGTCCTGAATATCCGCGTCCGCAGTTTGTCCGGCCAGATTGGCTGTGCCTGAATGGCGAATGGCAATTCGAGATCGATGCTGGCGACAGCGGGCTGGAACGCGGCATGCTGGAACGCGAGTTGAGTGACCGCATCCTGGTGCCGTTCTGCCCGGAATCCCCCCTCTCCGGGATCGGTCACCTGGACTTCATGGACGCGGTCTGGTACCGCCGCCAGGTGACCATTCCGCCGGAATGGGCCGGACGGCGGGTGTTGTTGCATTTTCAGGCGGTCGATTATGATGCGACCGTCTGGGTGAATGGCTACGAGGTCGGGCGTCACCGCGGCGGCTTTGCGCCGTTCAGTTGCGACCTGAGCCGGGTGGCGCAGCCCGGCGAGACGATCACGATCGTCGTCCGCGCCCGCGATGATCATCACTCGCCCAAGCCACGCGGCAAGCAAATCCACCGCCACTACGGCCCGCGCGGGGCGCACTACCTCCGCACCACTGGCATCTGGCAGACGGTCTGGCTGGAGCCAGTGCCGGAGATCGCCCTCAAGCGCCCGCGCATCACGCCCGATGTGGCCAATAGCCTGTTCCGGCTGGAACTGCCGATCACCGGCAACCGGCCCGGACTGCGCGCTCGCGCTGTCCTCAGGGATGCAGCCGGAGTCGTCAGCAGCGCCGAGGTCCCGGCGGATTCCGACCTGGCTCCCCAGCTCTACCTGCCGGTTCCGCCGGAGCGTCGCCGTCTGTGGTCGGTCGGCGATCCGCATCTGTACGATCTGGAACTCGCGCTGGTGGACGCTGACGGGCGTGCCGTCGACCAGGCGCAGAGCTATGCCGGTCTGCGCGGGATCGCCATCGACGGCAAGGCGATCAAGATCAACGGCCAGGTGGTTTTCCAGCGGCTGGTGCTGGATCAGGGCTACTACCCGGATGGCATCCTGACCGCGCCCAGCGACGAGGCCCTGATTCGCGATATCGAGCTGAGCATGGCTGCCGGGTTCAACGGCGCACGCCTCCACCAGAAGGTGTTTGAGGAACGCTTCCTGTACCATGCTGACCGGCTGGGCTATATCGTCTGGGGCGAATTCCCCGACTGGGGTTGCTCCGGCTATGGCCCGCACGAAGATCACCAGCAGCCGGGCGCGACGTACATCACCCAGTGGCTGGAGGTGATCGAGCGCGACTATTCGCATCCGTGCATCGTTGGCTGGTGCCCGCTCAACGAGACCTACCAGACTCTGACCGACCGGATCACAGTGCTCGATGATGTCACCCGTGGGATGTTCCTGGCAGCCAAGGCGCTGGACACGACTCGCCCCGTGCTGGACGCTTCCGGTTACTCGCACCGCGTGCCGGAGGCGGATGTCTACGACAACCACGACTATACCCAGGATGTGGCCCGCTTTGCCGAGCGTCATGCCCGGACGGGGGAGGGACTGCCTTTCTACAATTCGCCAGATTACGAGTATGTCGCCTGGGACGGTCTGTCGCCCTTCCCTGGCAAGCAGTGGTCGATCGCCTATCGTGGCCAGCCATTCTTTGTCAGCGAATTCGGCGGTACCTGGTGGAATCCTGAGGCGGCGCAGGGCGATTCGTGGGGCTATGGCGAGCGACCGCGCAGCCTGGAGGAGTTCTACGCTCGCTTTGAGGGGCTGTGCAGCGCCCTGCTGGATAACCCGGCCATGTTCGGCTACTGCTACACCCAGCTCACCGATGTTTACCAGGAGCAGAACGGGATTTACACTTTTGACCGCCGGGCCAAGTTTGACCTGGAGCGCATCCGCCGTATCCAGACCCGCCAGGCGGCCATTGAGAAGCTGTATTCCGGGGGCTAG
- a CDS encoding 4Fe-4S binding protein, whose protein sequence is MTPSLAQLANAIGALGDPSPELDPERCLNVIHRQAGQCQFCADSCPVAAITLNPVPEFNAGVCLACGACVAACPSAALQGKRSALELWRETRKATVDGTATLVCRAVGGGPYAAVRLPCVGALPPEFLISLVLEGVSHLILHTANCAACPLGRCIAQTRRAIDLAADFLSQLGMALDVTLTTEVPPAAQAAPSALSRRRFFASILQPTGTLSVPDHLDTFLDLGVGWRRALLLDGLTYAAVNPVREAVIPAETGCWGVVEVSSQCIGCQMCAQFCPSGALATTRAEDEVTLWFNPARCTACGLCTRVCFKHAIVLAETVDLAGLVNGQFAPLWRGRPLSNPLSSTANKARRRPVQPAS, encoded by the coding sequence ATGACACCATCCCTGGCTCAGTTAGCCAATGCCATCGGTGCGCTGGGTGATCCTTCCCCAGAGCTCGATCCTGAGCGCTGTCTGAACGTGATTCACCGGCAGGCCGGCCAGTGCCAGTTTTGCGCCGATTCCTGCCCGGTCGCCGCAATCACTCTAAATCCCGTGCCGGAATTCAATGCCGGGGTCTGTTTGGCCTGCGGGGCATGCGTCGCTGCCTGCCCTTCCGCTGCATTGCAGGGGAAGCGCTCAGCCCTGGAACTGTGGCGGGAGACACGCAAGGCTACCGTAGACGGGACTGCTACGCTGGTCTGCCGGGCAGTTGGTGGCGGTCCGTACGCTGCTGTGCGTCTCCCCTGTGTGGGCGCGTTGCCGCCGGAGTTCCTGATCAGCCTGGTGCTGGAAGGCGTTTCACACCTGATCCTCCATACGGCGAATTGCGCGGCCTGCCCGCTGGGCAGGTGCATTGCTCAAACCCGGCGCGCGATCGATCTGGCGGCGGATTTTCTGAGCCAGCTGGGCATGGCGCTGGACGTGACGCTGACGACCGAAGTGCCGCCTGCCGCGCAAGCCGCGCCATCAGCCCTGTCGCGTCGACGCTTCTTTGCCTCGATTCTGCAACCGACTGGCACGCTGAGCGTCCCCGATCACCTGGATACTTTTCTCGATCTGGGCGTCGGCTGGCGGCGGGCACTGCTGCTGGATGGCCTGACTTATGCAGCCGTCAACCCGGTGAGGGAGGCAGTCATCCCTGCGGAAACTGGCTGCTGGGGTGTGGTGGAGGTCAGCTCGCAATGCATTGGCTGCCAGATGTGCGCCCAATTCTGTCCGTCCGGTGCACTGGCGACGACCAGGGCTGAAGATGAAGTCACGCTCTGGTTCAATCCTGCCCGTTGCACGGCCTGTGGCTTGTGCACGCGAGTGTGCTTTAAGCATGCCATCGTCCTCGCGGAAACAGTCGATCTGGCTGGCCTGGTCAACGGGCAATTCGCTCCGCTGTGGCGCGGGCGGCCGTTGAGTAACCCCCTCAGTTCAACAGCGAACAAAGCCCGCCGTCGACCTGTCCAACCGGCGAGTTAG
- a CDS encoding response regulator transcription factor, whose translation MIRVVIVDDHAVLRSGLRLLIESEPDLQVVGEASDGVTARRAIEVLQPDVVLMDITLPDVDGTTIIREMRQREDCRSQFLVLTMHTEEEWLRPALDAGAAGYVVKSVADDELLNAIRMVHSGHSFLRAEAISVLMDDSGAVEGVHDKLSEREMEVLGLVAHGYTNAEIGERLHLSPKTVDTYRRRVMTKLNLDTRADLVDYALRHGLLKPR comes from the coding sequence ATGATCCGGGTTGTGATTGTTGATGACCATGCGGTGCTCCGCAGCGGCCTGCGCCTGTTGATCGAAAGCGAGCCGGATCTTCAAGTCGTAGGGGAAGCCAGTGATGGCGTGACCGCACGACGCGCTATCGAGGTTCTCCAGCCGGATGTGGTCCTGATGGATATCACTCTGCCGGATGTGGATGGGACCACAATCATCCGGGAGATGAGACAGCGCGAAGATTGCCGATCGCAGTTTCTGGTGCTGACCATGCACACCGAAGAGGAGTGGCTCCGCCCAGCGCTGGATGCTGGCGCGGCGGGCTACGTAGTGAAGTCGGTCGCCGACGATGAATTGCTGAATGCCATTCGCATGGTGCACAGCGGACATTCCTTCCTGCGGGCGGAAGCTATCTCGGTCCTGATGGATGATAGCGGGGCCGTCGAGGGAGTGCATGATAAGCTCTCTGAACGCGAGATGGAGGTGCTTGGGCTGGTAGCGCATGGCTATACCAATGCTGAGATTGGCGAGCGACTACATCTTAGCCCCAAGACGGTCGACACTTACCGCCGACGGGTCATGACCAAATTGAACCTTGATACCCGCGCTGACCTGGTCGATTATGCTCTGCGACACGGGTTGCTCAAGCCCCGCTGA